caatctgcagaaacaccagcgagttcacactggggagaggccgttcacctgctcccagtgtgggaagggattcactgagttatccaatctgaggaaacaccaacgagttcacaatgGGGggtggccattcacttgctctcagtgtgagaagggattcaatcagttatccagcctgaagtcacaccagcgaattcacaccggggagagaccattcacctgctctcagtgtgggaagggattcactgagttatccaatctgaggaaacaccagcgagttcatactggggagaggccattcacctgctcccagtgtgggaagggatttactcagtcaagcagcctgcagacacatcagcgagttcacactggggagagaccattcacctgctctcagtgtgggaagagattcagtgattcatccaacctgcagacacatcagcgagttcacactggggagagaccattcacctgctcccagtgtgggaagggatttactcagtcaaacagcctgcagacacatcagcgagttcacactggggagagaccattcacctgctctcagtgtgggaagagattcagtgattcatccaacctgcgggcacaccagcaagttcacacgagggagaggccgttcacctctctgtgtgggaagggattctgtgtttcctcgtccctgctgagacaccaacaagttcacaattgattgcaatgatggattctgctgttattgtttctacttcaattacatccagggctgcatttcgttctctcttctctttctctctcagggattctgagacaggaaatgtgatgcaaccgtggcgaacaagaaaagttaaagattccattagatcaaaggaagaggctcaaaagtggcccaaatagtaatgagcctgaggactgggaacttgttttagacttcagcaaaggaggaccaagaaactgataaagagaaaatagaatatgagagcaaactggcgagaaacataaaaaccgactggaaaagctccgataggaatgtgaaaaggtaaAGATTAgccaatgggtctgtggttccccgttttctttctccctccttaaatattgggattacatttaccaccttccaatctgcaggaaccattccagaatctatagaattttgaaagatgatcaccaatgtatccactgtcTCTAcaaccgcctctttcaacactctgggctgtagagcatcagcttttggggatttattaacattCAACCAATACTacattttcactaatactaatttctttcagttcctcctgctcactagtcccttggagtatttttaggacaatttctgtaccttcctccgtgaagacagactcacattgtttagtttctctgccatttccttatccctcattataaactctcctgtctctgcctggaatggacccacattggtctttgctaatcttttccttttcacattcctatgggAGCTTTTCTTGTCGGTTTTACGTTTCTCGcctgtttgctctcatattctattttctctttctttatcagtcttttggtttggttttcagcaaaggaggaccaagttcccaatcctcaggtttactatgATTTTGGCCACCTTAtgaacctcttcctttgatctaatgcaacCTTTAACTTTGCTTGTCAGCCACGGTTGCAAATCCTCTGTTGGATTTTTGATTATTAAGGgagtctatattttatgtaaatatgtaacAATTCCTCAAATACTTGTGATTGCCTGTCTATCGTCATAgcttttattgtaatttcccaatctagcaCAGACAACTGTGAATactggcccagtttccccaatgtcTCTTCATAGGTAAAATGTCTCGATAAAATCAGAAACTTTAAATTaaaaattggccattttaaatcgagccacagccagctccagcaACCAGCCTGAATACACTGAACTCCGACAAGCTGCCAGCACATGTCTGGAGCTGCTCTGCTCCATCAATCACCAATCAAGAGATAATTGGCTCTATTCATCGATTGATTGTTTTGAATAGACAAAGTTACATAACAAACAATGCACCGGGAAATGGACTCCCGTGGACAGCTTTCCAGTGTCCTGCTGAGTGGCCATTAGTAACTCCATTGGGTGATAccactcccaccctgtgacctcatcGACTGGGGTCAGAGAACATTCTGGAAGGACACAGAAAGGGTATAACGATCGAACCCCGGGACCGCCCAGCAGTGAAGACTCCATGCAGAGGTAATCGAGACGACTGACCAGAGACGGAAAGAAGCAGCGGCGAGACCCATCTTCTCGGAAGAAGACCCCGAGGAGATTGAGATACAGAATCGAATCCGCAGCTCGAATGAGTCCATCGGCTCGGGTACTATTGAGAATCTTGGGACTGTAATTAGTAGGATAATTTAAGGGTAATGTTTTACTGCTTGTGGAATAAAGTTATGTGATTTATACACTCCGTTGTCCTTTGTTTACCTGGTCAATAAAGATACCTGGGCAAAACATTTgtttaataaactggtcgaagtgtctgaggttTTATAGACACAACCcctcccatccccggaacaagtctggtgaaccttcattgcccttcctctgtggcaataatacctttcctaaggtaaggggagtaaaactgcacacactactccagctgtggtctaaccaaggactcaaatcctcttgcgataaagaCCAACATCCTGTCagccttcctaataacttgctgtgCCTGTACGTTAGCCTTCGgtgacttattgatgaggacacccaggtccctttgtacatctacactttctaatctctgaccatttcagaaatactctgctcatcggttcctcctaccaaagtgataatcttacatttttccacattatattccatctgccatgtccttgcccactcactaagtctgtccaaatcctcctgtagccgttttacatcttcctcacgacacacattcccacctagctttgtgtcatcagtgaacttggaaatattccatttggtccccacatccaaatcattgtataaactatgaacagctggggcccaagtactgatcgtTGCAGTAACCCACTCATCCCAACTGCTAAGGTGAGAATGccccatttattcctcctctctgttttctgcctgttagccaatcctcaacccatgccagtatattacctcccatcccatgtgttttcattttgctgactaacctcctgtggggtgtttatcataaaccttctgaaaatctaagtgtGCCACAGCCACGgactcccctttatcaattctgtttATAACATTCAAAAATTCCAAAAGGctcgtcaaacatgatttcctattcctaaatccatgttcgaagtcttacaacaccaggttatagtccaacaggtttgtttaaaatcactagcttttggaacgtagctccttcatcgggtgaggaagaagctccttcacctgaggaaggagctgcgctccgaaagctattgattcaaaacaaatctgttggactttaacatggtgttataagacttctaactgtgcccaccccagttcaacgctggcatctccatatcataaatccatgttaattattattatccaggtttccatttatcacatcctttataatagattctggtattttcccggtactgatgtcaggctaataggCCTGTAGTtcaccgttttctctctccctcccttcctgaacAGTCGGGTGACATTTGCTGCctttcaatctgcaggaaccattccagaatctatagttgATCATCAATGTATCCGTGATCTCTATAGTAACCTCTTTCAACTCTCTGGGATGTAGAATATCCGATCTCGGGGACTTATCACTATTCaatccattaatttctccaatgcaGCCTCTTAGTGATCCTTTATTCCTCATTCTCCCTTGTCCCTTGGCTTTCTGATGTTGGGAGATTTCTTTGcttgaattctccattcctgagactaagtgctgatgccggggcaggattcgcgagTTCTACGATagcaaactggtgccgcacctggtccgattcaacgactgttgaggggccaggaccggcaccacatggaacttaatccattccaatgaaaaacggtgccggatttgccggattcacgattgacactcaggaggctgacaagctgcgtaaacacacttcactccccacacaccatcccagccaacaagatggcagtgaggagagtggcaccccgCTTTACGGACaatgagctcgagaccctgctggacgtcatggaggagaggcgggcaaccctgtaccgcggcccgggaaggaggcagccagctgccaccgttcatcgtgcctgggcacaggtggcagaggcagtaatctCCGTGAGAAACACCGTCCGGACAGGCCAACAGTGCTGCTAAAAACTGTACAATCTCCttaggtgagtaggcagcactgtgcctctggcaccaaaccCGTCCTATGCTGTTTTTTAGCTCCACCCAAACAGTTTCCACATTTTGTATTCCTGATCTGAGATCCTCCCTTATTAATGTACTGATGCCGTTCCTTATTATCAGTGCAACaccgcctccttttcctttttgcctgcatcatcagcaaactcaaCAATCATACCTTCAgacccatcatccaagtcattgatataaattgtagaaGATtgatgccccagcactgatccctgtgacacaccgctcgttacatcttgccaaccagaaaattaccTATTTTTGCTTAGTCTCAGTTTTCTGGTAGCTCGCCAATCTTTcactgtgaaagacagttctgCAGTTAAAGGCTGCCagattgggaaaagaaaagaacgGAACCCTTGGGAATGAATAATCACTTTGGACTGATACTTTTAAGGTGTAGGTTTCCTACAAAAATAATATTTAGTTAATGTTGCTTCTggtttgtttgttgcagtaaaatgTATGTCCTGTCACGTGATCCTTCAATTTGTTGACTGGGGAATTGATTTTTTCTTTGAAGTTACTGATCTTTACAGAGATCccaatccacaagttttgtcttgCTCTTTGAACCTCGGTCACTTTTCCGCCTCATTATTGATCTTGTCAATGACAGCGAGGCAactgagctgagggctgaatttagctgagaataacggggcctgtgccccagttgggaaTCTGCCATGGGTGTCACACGAatagaggactgactgggaaatcaaGGGATGGGGATGATCAGGGCTGATGGTGTCTTGAACccatggttcagtgtgtgtgtccaaaGTGGGGAGCCACAGGAACAGGCTACAGAGGAACCAAAGAGAAACATTTGGGTCCCGAATATTGTGAACATCCTTTCATGGTTactcttttactctggttgtctttgatccgcaAGTAATGTTCCgatattttttaaaatcatgttCGATTTCATGAATAAACTTGTTTATTTGAAAATATTTGATTTTTGGTGGTATTTTTCTGCTCAAATTCATTCACTTTAGGGAACGTGGGCGAAAGAGTTTGACAGGCTCGTGAGTCTCTCTTAAGCTAATTggtaaaggagccagagggggagaggagattttctttttcttttgacaCAATGTTTGAAAATGTGGTTCAGAGAGTTAATCGGGATTGACTAATTTATCGAGTCTTTTTCAGGAAattacaagggatgtcaataaaggggaacctgtagatgtggtttaTCTAGGTTTCCAGAAGGAATTCCCCAGGGTGCCACATCAAAGTTTATTACAcacaataagagctcatggtggtgGGCGGGGATGTGCGGAGCAACATAGCATGGATAGAGGGCtggtaacaggaagcagagaggggGTATAAATGGGTTACgtttgggttggtaagatgtgacaagtggagagtcacaaggatcagtgctgggccctcaactatttacaatctacattaatgagttggatgatgggattgaatgtATGGCAGCTATATTTTCTGATGACTCAAAGACATGTAGGAAAGCAATTTGTGAAGTGgacttaaggagtctgcaaaggacaacaaataggttaagtgagtgggaacaaattgacagacggagcataacttgggaaaatgtgaacgtgtccactttggcagaaagggtgaaataaaacagaacattatttaattggagcgagattgcagaactctgaggtacagagggatctgggtgtcctgatacaggaACCGTAAGAATTTAGTTTGCAGGTAAAGCAGGTGACAAGGAAGGCCAATGAAATATTGTTGTTTGttgcaaagggactggaatataaaTGTTGGTGTGTTTTGCTGCAgttttacagggccttggtgagaccatgtttggagcactgtgtacagtttgggtctccttatttcaaaTGAGGTAATTGcagtagaagcagttcagaggaggttgactccccggattcctggaatgagggggttatcctccGAGGAAAGGTTTCacaggttgggactgtatccattgcagtttagaagaatgagagatgatcttattgaaacacgtgaaatcctgagtggaattgacagagagaatgtggagaggatgtttccccttgtggcagagactagaactaCATTTAaaaaggatttcccattgaagacgcaGATGAAGATATTTCTTTCCCCTGAGGTCTATGAGTCTGTGAatctctcttccccagggagtggtgGATTCAGGGTCAGTGATGGACGACCAGATGGACGACCAGCCTCACTGAAGTTCTCAACATGAGAGTTTTAAATGGATTTTCAATGGCTCCTCTCTTTATCCTGAACCCTCAGGAGGAGTCCAACAGCTGAGAGAAAGCTCAGAGCTCTGGCCTCACAGTTGCCTAATCAGAACAGAGATGACAATTTGGCAACAGCTCCCAGGTTGTGCAGAAAGAGGAAGGTATTTGGTCACAAGCCCTCAGCTGAGAGAGATGTGCTTCAGCTTCCAGTGGAACTTTCacaggctggctggaagcattttaAATCGCCAGGCAGAGAGATAATAGAGAGAGTCCAGACTTGCTGTGTGCTGCCTTATAGGTCGAAATAGAAGTGAATTAAAATCGAGATTGCTTCTTCTAGCCTTCCCTTCAGAAGTTTCTGAAGGGTTCCACCAATCACAATGAAGAATGGGGTAAATCTGAACTGATtgactgctagccaagtccatcaaaatgacatcacgggaCCCTACCACACATCACAGAGGGGACTCCCTTTGGCCAGTTCAACTAACAACTTGCAGCTGGGGGTTTCCAAAGTCTGTAGTTAAAACCCAGAATCTGCAATGGTGCAGCAGCGAGCAAGACGGTAATAAAAAGGGACACATGGAGCAGACAAGGATGGAAAAAAGATTCGTTACACATGGACCAATTACAAAAcctgtcattgaaccatctgtccccactcaagccacatcaaactctcaaacaattgtcttccccacgctccgtccccggtacggggagtcagcattcccatgccaagcagtgaaaacatggtggccttgacacccaggtgttgtctaggattccaggcactcttgttttctctATCCTCTGGGAactgtttatctccctgttcccacacagcaagtcgtctgttctcagctctgctcgatttctgctggagtttggtctcttttacacctttcggatcaataaaacatttggtcagtgaagacccaaaccacaatttcccatcctgtcacctgtcacccatccttacccagagcgtaatcgcaacaggaataaaaacaggagaagtggaacaatcaaattcaaaataaatccacagccagtcatagaatttaatttaatgttcactaaTTAGCAAGAAAACCTGAAGTAGGGAGTCCCCCAGGAATCTTACAGTCCACAcctagagggtggggtggggggggggggggtggttgggggggggggggggtctttctgaCCCTCCACTCAATGTCACTTCATTATTTCTCATTTCTGCTCTGGCTCCGCCTGGGGTAGCATCTACTCCAtcttttcttctcctgaaggagcgCCGTGAGTTCTCGGTTCCTGGTACATTAGGACAGATGCTTCAAGGAACAGATCAATCATGGATGtgaaagattctccagctctctctttgtggacagttcttactcagtattatttctcccaagcccttcattattccattatcgctttaatttcactcccactttgaccatgtccagtgtgtttaattctatcctgattgttttaaagtcagtttctctctggagtgtgtcaatgtcttgatgatgtcgcaatggtgtctcaatcccctggccacattaaccatttcatctcctgctgtgtctccagtagctgtgtgtttgggacccggtcttcagtccatttcacCATGAATTTAGGCTTGTTATTTTTCGCATCtaacaaatcacatctgcacacccacaccggtatcccaaaatcatgccacatattcttaactctcagatgcgCTGATGAAAATATCAAAGTGAATGTCTGTCTTTCTTATCTCCCCTGTTATGATCCTGATATTTCATGTTATGGCCaggctttcaaatgtggatttctttaAAACAAATTTCATGGGCCAGGATGTAAATATTTCCAAGAGAAAGTGATCAATTTATTCATCTCGTCTCCACATTAGAACATTCTTTCACTAGAACGTCGGAGGATACCAGATTGATATATTCCATTCAACCACACCCAAGGTAAAGTATTCCAATCATTTATTGTCCAGGATAATATTCCCAGTATCTTTCAAACGGAAATTATACATTCCCATCTGATCCCaggtattaacatattctgtttgtttgTTCGTGTCAGCTTGggattgttcaccttggagcaaaggaggtcgaggggagatttgatagaggtggtcAAGACTATGACAGGTTTAGGTAAGATGGATAAAGAAAAGTTGTTCCCATTAGCTGGTGGGACAAGGATGAAGGGGATAACATATTTCAGGATTTGGTTAAGAGATGTGGGGGGGAGACACGTGAGGGAGAATATTGTAATACAGCGAATGGTaatgatctggaactcgctgcctgtgagGTGGGTGGAAATGAAGACAATGGAGGATTttaaacagaaattggattgatattTAAGGGAACTAAATTGCAGAGCTACAAGGTTAGAACAGGGCACTGGGACTGACTGATTTGCTCCAGAGCCAACAGGGAATCGATGGGCtgtatggtctccttctgtgccctcATGACTCTCAACTAAcaatttcagctgctccagtctctctaactaactgaagtccctcatccctggtccattctcataaatctcctctgcatcctctctgagaATGTCACTTCTTTCCTAAGGTGTGgagcccatatatagggttccattctggagggatagaattgaaaagcagggaggttatgttcaacttgtttagacccagggttagactacactgggagcactgtcaacatctgtGATCTCCATTTAGTAAAAGgaaatcgaggcactggagaaggtgcaacaaagattcacaagattaataccagaactgagagcatttcaccctcaggaaaggctggggctgcttttctctagaaaagagaagactaaaGGGTGACgggatggaagtctttaagattatgaaggggttcaataatccaatagggatttcatgagaaacctctttacccagcgagtggtgagaatgtggaactcactcccacagtgagtggttgaggtgaacagtatTAATACATTGACGGGGAaggtagatacatacatgagggagaaaggaatagaaggcgaTGCTGATGGAGGGaaatgaagaggggtgggtggaggctcatttggagcataaatactgacagagaccaattgagccgactggcctggccctgtgctgtagactcaatggagcagagacaaatgtatttattttagatctacctgtagtgggggaaAAACATTATttgctatccaggataaaataaaagtccttcatcaacttttgtggatcatttcagtggaaatgtgctctcccaggctcaaagagcatcagcccactagaAGCAGAGTCGTGAGACCGGCAAGTCcaacagaaagaaaccctccgaccctcccacttcaccaagtgtcagaaagaacatgattcagtcctggatgtgattaacagcagaatctaacccctgccatcacttgtgaatttgttggtgtctcagcaggttgcatgactgagtgaatcctttcccacactctgagcaggtgaatggcctctttccagtgtggactcgctggtgtattaacagggcagatgaatcactgaatctcttcccacagtcaggacAGGtgcacggcctctccccggtgtgaacccgctggtgtctcatcaAGTCGGATGATGTTctgaacctctttgtgcagtgagagcagatgaacggtctctcctcagtgtgaatgcgctggtggatcatcagtacACGAGAGCTTTTGAAActactcccacagtcagagcatttaaagggtctctcattggtgtgagttacATGGTGCTgcagcaggtgagataactgagcgaatcccatcCCACATTGAGAGTAGGTGAATGGCTCTCCCTGGTGTGTACtctctgatgtgtctgcaggtgggctaaccgagtgaatccattctcacactcacaacagatgaatggcctctctccagtgtgactgagtCTCTGCCTTTCCAGCTCGTACTGCgctctgaatccctttccacagtccccacatttccatggtttttcCATGATGGGGTGTTCTTGTGTTTCTCCAAGTTTGACGATCATGTGCACACAGAGCACTGGTACATTCTCTCCCCGCTGTAAATGATGCAAGGTGTTTTCAATCTGTGTAaccggttaaagctctttccacagtccgtgcactggaacacactcattcgggtatgtgtgtgtcttggtgcttttccagtcacactgatgttttaaatcttttgaagcagacaagatagagaaacatttctccttctagattcaaaggccaatgatattcagaccCCGATTAATGGAGAGACTCTTGAAGTGACAATTCATTTGAGTTTCTGTCTGCAAATTCTCctcttctgatatcctgtaaaaTAAGTTTACAAAGCTATCACTATCAATTGtgaatagaaattcagaacagaccattCTAGTTTCCATAGAACATCCTTTTCTCTCTCAGTCCTCAAAgctctaaatctccatcccacacactctccctctgctgtatctaatattcaccctcccaattctcctgaaggtgctgattgacagatccctgcccaCTGCTTCCTATCCtggacagagacctgaaaatcttcatgcagctgccagacagatatacgtCTATATTACTGGACGAAAAATGTGTTACTATATAGACTTCTgttctcttcagttgctgcaagtcaccaattgaaaaagtgttttactcacagacattggagaCGGGAGGAAGTTCCAGTCTGTGTAAAACTTATTCTTtagtcacacaaagcccgcgctctgattggagGGGCACAATCCTTCcggtcttgtaactcttcccattggttaacaccccagcaggaaggtcaggggatGGGCTTTGTACTGCACATGCGCATCCTCCCCTGCCGTTGGACATGCGCACACCCAGaccacccgcccgtgcggcggacaGAACGGTTTCCCCAGCGCGGGGGGTTGTGGGTGCCCCGGCCGCCATTAATCATCCGGAGCCGTCACcaaactcctgggactgggatgaaaagtggagGAGTGGGGGCGCGGTAACTCCACCTGACACATAGTACATGTGCATAGTCACAGGATTTGATTGGGATCTCCCCCTTAGCAAAACAGTGTGTTAACTTcaggtgacatattggggagggcaataggtgagtGTGAAACTGAACTCGAGAATCAGCCCCTTCAGGGGAGGATAACTTGGGGGAAAGCGGGAGCAGtatagtgggatgaattagtgttaccatcaagagggaggagggagtgtgcAGGGGACAGAGGCTTGTCGTTTGAGAGGGACAACGATTCTGCTGATATTGCTGCTGTTCAGGACCAAACCATATTTATTCTGAAGATTGGAGCATATTGTCGCTGATGTTAGAGCCCCCTGTAACTGGGCTGGAATTTAATGTTCTGGATTTAGGTCAAATGAACCAGATTTGGATTGAACAACCTGTGTCATGTCCTTGATGTGGGATCAGTTGGGCTGCTGATTTGCTGGGTTATCAGtgtatctttgggcagcacggtagcatagtggttagcacagttgcttcacagctccagggtcccaggttcgattcccggctgggtcactgtctgtgcggagtctgcatgttctccccgtgtgtgcgtggggttccaccgggtgctccggtttcctcccacagtccaaagatatgcgggttaggtggattggccaagctaaattgcccttagtgtccaaaaaggttaagtgggggttgctgggctgCGGGGAAATGGTAGCTACATGGGCTTGAGTGAGTTGctcttgtaagggccggtgcagactcgatgggccgaatggcctccttctgcactgtaaattctatgatgtgtttTTTGTGATGTCTCCTCAGTTATTCAGGGTCTCTCAGCTGAAATTATTTTGCAATAAAATAGTTCACTTTCAGCATTGCAGCCAAACAAATCCTTGGTGTGAAATCAACAAATCCGGTCTATAACAATCCACTGATTGAAATTACATAAGAATGGACATGGAAGAAACATGCCATTCGGCCCACCTGGTTTGTGATGCTTTTGAAGCTCCTCACATCCTCCTCCCAGTCCTCTTCAACCTCACTGTCAGTCAGGGCTCAGTGGgtaacactcttgcctctgaattg
This portion of the Scyliorhinus torazame isolate Kashiwa2021f chromosome 5, sScyTor2.1, whole genome shotgun sequence genome encodes:
- the LOC140419922 gene encoding uncharacterized protein; this translates as MEKPWKCGDCGKGYRAPSMLEVHRRSHSGERPFTCSPCGKGFTELSKLRTHQRVHTGERPFTCSQCEKGFTQLSSLKSHQRIHTGERPFTCSPCGKGFTQLSNLQKHQRVHTGERPFTCSQCGKGFTELSNLRKHQRVHNGGWPFTCSQCEKGFNQLSSLKSHQRIHTGERPFTCSQCGKGFTELSNLRKHQRVHTGERPFTCSQCGKGFTQSSSLQTHQRVHTGERPFTCSQCGKRFSDSSNLQTHQRVHTGERPFTCSQCGKGFTQSNSLQTHQRVHTGERPFTCSQCGKRFSDSSNLRAHQQVHTRERPFTSLCGKGFCVSSSLLRHQQVHN